The Microbacterium paraoxydans genome includes a window with the following:
- a CDS encoding FGGY family carbohydrate kinase: protein MIDVVAGVDSSTQSCTVELRDATTGALIGTGRAPHPITHPPVSTQDPQAWWEALVLAMAAARADHDVRIVGVGVGAQCHGLVVSGADGGVLRPARLWNDTTSAGQAAALVQARPAAWWAEQIGVVPSAALTLPKLVQLAETDAETWGRTRHLAVPHDWLTFRLTGRHVTDRSDASGTGYYAAAAGQWRTDILDEFVGPRDWAALLPEVLGPDEAAGRILPEAAAALGIDPAAVVSAGGGDQHLAAQGIGLGTGDIAYSLGTSGVVFATTPDPVVDPRGAVDGVANVTGGYLPLVCTLNATKVTDTMARLLAVDHATLTALALDAPLAPDRPVLAAYLDGERSPRLPAARGMLAGLTTATSREQLALAAFEGVVLGLVRGERALADLGIPVTGNTIAIGGGARSLAYRQVIADLTGRPVHTVDAPEGTARGAAVQAAAVWRGTTVAAVTAEWRPEITSVTAPAADRTDIADRYLELAELQADGRRF, encoded by the coding sequence ATGATCGACGTCGTCGCCGGAGTCGACAGCTCGACGCAGTCCTGCACCGTCGAGCTCAGGGACGCCACGACCGGGGCCCTCATCGGCACCGGCCGGGCGCCGCACCCGATCACCCACCCGCCCGTGAGCACGCAGGACCCCCAGGCATGGTGGGAGGCGCTCGTCCTCGCCATGGCCGCGGCGCGGGCCGACCACGACGTCCGCATCGTCGGCGTCGGCGTCGGAGCGCAGTGCCACGGGCTCGTCGTCTCCGGCGCCGACGGAGGCGTGCTGCGCCCTGCGCGCCTGTGGAACGACACGACCTCCGCCGGTCAGGCGGCCGCGCTGGTCCAGGCCCGCCCCGCGGCGTGGTGGGCCGAGCAGATCGGCGTCGTGCCGTCGGCGGCGCTCACCCTGCCCAAGCTCGTCCAGCTCGCCGAGACGGATGCCGAGACGTGGGGCCGTACCCGCCACCTCGCCGTGCCGCACGACTGGCTGACCTTCCGCCTCACCGGCCGTCACGTCACGGACCGCTCCGATGCATCGGGCACCGGCTACTACGCGGCCGCCGCAGGGCAGTGGCGCACCGACATCCTGGACGAGTTCGTAGGACCCCGCGACTGGGCGGCCCTGCTGCCCGAGGTCCTGGGACCCGACGAGGCCGCCGGACGCATCCTCCCCGAGGCCGCCGCGGCGCTGGGCATCGATCCTGCGGCCGTCGTCAGCGCGGGCGGAGGCGACCAGCACCTCGCGGCGCAGGGCATCGGTCTCGGCACCGGCGACATCGCCTACAGCCTCGGCACCTCCGGCGTGGTGTTCGCCACCACGCCCGACCCGGTCGTCGACCCCCGCGGAGCCGTCGACGGCGTGGCCAACGTCACTGGCGGGTACCTGCCGCTCGTCTGCACGCTCAACGCCACCAAGGTCACCGACACGATGGCGCGGCTGCTCGCCGTCGACCACGCGACGCTGACGGCCCTCGCCCTCGACGCGCCGCTCGCCCCCGACCGTCCTGTGCTCGCCGCCTACCTCGACGGGGAGCGCTCGCCGCGGCTCCCCGCCGCGCGGGGCATGCTCGCCGGACTCACCACCGCGACGAGCCGCGAGCAGCTCGCCCTCGCCGCCTTCGAGGGCGTCGTGCTCGGCCTGGTCCGCGGGGAGCGGGCCCTCGCCGACCTCGGCATCCCGGTGACGGGGAACACCATCGCCATCGGTGGCGGCGCGCGGTCGCTCGCCTACCGGCAGGTGATCGCCGACCTCACGGGTCGCCCGGTGCACACCGTCGACGCGCCCGAGGGCACCGCGCGCGGCGCCGCCGTGCAGGCCGCGGCCGTGTGGCGCGGGACCACGGTCGCCGCCGTGACCGCGGAGTGGCGGCCGGAGATCACCTCCGTCACCGCCCCCGCCGCCGATCGCACCGACATCGCGGACCGCTACCTCGAGCTCGCCGAGCTCCAGGCCGACGGCCGACGGTTCTAG
- a CDS encoding SIS domain-containing protein has product MTVNDDILAVARERLRAEADAVTALIDTIDDTLVTAASLILAGTGKLFVGGSGTSGTVARRMAHILSVTGTPALPFSPMDGLHGASGAITADDVVLLISNGGASDEVVQLARITRGRGARVIALTRSHTTPLAQLADHSVAVAVSPSADIGGIVATGITIAQSAWGDALAEVLMRGRGYTWAEFMTTHPAGAVGRLEDLPSDPPRIVIPAPGGGAR; this is encoded by the coding sequence TTGACGGTCAATGACGACATCCTGGCGGTGGCGCGCGAGCGCTTGCGGGCCGAGGCCGATGCCGTGACGGCGCTCATCGACACGATCGACGACACGCTCGTGACCGCCGCGTCGCTGATCCTCGCCGGTACGGGCAAGCTCTTCGTCGGCGGCTCGGGGACGTCCGGCACCGTGGCCCGTCGCATGGCGCACATCCTGTCCGTCACCGGCACCCCCGCACTGCCGTTCTCCCCGATGGACGGCCTTCACGGCGCGTCCGGAGCGATCACGGCCGACGACGTCGTCCTGCTCATCTCGAACGGCGGCGCCTCCGACGAGGTCGTGCAGCTCGCCCGCATCACCCGCGGTCGCGGTGCCCGCGTCATCGCGCTCACCCGGAGCCACACGACCCCACTGGCGCAGCTCGCCGACCACAGTGTGGCCGTCGCGGTGTCGCCCTCCGCCGATATCGGCGGCATCGTGGCCACCGGCATCACCATCGCCCAGTCCGCCTGGGGTGACGCGCTCGCCGAGGTGCTCATGCGCGGCCGCGGGTACACGTGGGCGGAGTTCATGACCACGCATCCCGCCGGTGCGGTCGGTCGCCTCGAGGACCTGCCGTCGGACCCCCCGCGCATCGTCATCCCCGCTCCCGGCGGAGGTGCGCGATGA
- a CDS encoding sugar-binding transcriptional regulator produces the protein MAAVARAHYLEDRSRVEISDALGISRFKVARLLARAKEEGVVTIEIHDWGLPDVELSQRLQDKLGLENCLVVRSHGDDDDVRRQIGAAAARALSDTLHEDEVLGVTWGRTLTATASQFAHLPRLSIVQLTGVVAGDLASSPIEVVRQTSRRAGGAVYPIFSPLIVGDRETAASLRNHPDIRSAMDLFPSVTTALLSVGAWDPPVSQVRDVLPIDDLANALKKGCMADIAGILIGSDGTPVDEEFQDRCVNISYAELQRVPRVVAVAGGAAKADAIRTVSRVGLITELFTDHALAQAVLAEEA, from the coding sequence ATGGCCGCGGTGGCCAGGGCGCATTATCTCGAGGACCGATCCCGGGTCGAGATCTCCGATGCCCTCGGTATCTCCCGGTTCAAGGTGGCCCGGCTGCTCGCTCGCGCCAAGGAGGAGGGCGTGGTCACGATCGAGATCCACGACTGGGGTCTGCCGGACGTCGAGCTCAGTCAGCGCCTGCAGGACAAGCTCGGCCTCGAGAACTGCCTCGTCGTCCGTTCCCATGGCGACGACGACGACGTCCGCCGCCAGATCGGCGCTGCCGCGGCCCGCGCCCTCAGCGACACCCTCCATGAGGACGAGGTGCTGGGCGTCACCTGGGGGCGCACGCTCACGGCCACCGCGAGCCAGTTCGCCCATCTGCCACGCCTGTCGATCGTGCAGCTCACCGGTGTGGTCGCCGGCGATCTCGCCTCCTCCCCCATCGAGGTCGTCCGGCAGACCTCGCGGCGCGCGGGCGGCGCGGTCTACCCCATCTTCTCCCCGCTCATCGTCGGGGATCGCGAGACCGCGGCGAGCCTGCGCAATCACCCCGACATCCGCTCCGCGATGGACCTGTTCCCCTCCGTCACGACAGCCCTGCTCTCGGTCGGCGCCTGGGACCCGCCCGTGTCGCAGGTGCGGGACGTGCTCCCCATCGACGATCTGGCGAATGCCCTGAAGAAGGGATGCATGGCCGACATCGCAGGGATCCTCATCGGCAGCGATGGCACCCCGGTCGACGAGGAGTTCCAGGACCGCTGCGTGAACATCTCCTACGCCGAGCTGCAGAGGGTGCCCCGCGTCGTCGCGGTGGCGGGCGGCGCCGCCAAAGCCGACGCGATCCGCACGGTCTCCCGGGTAGGCCTCATCACCGAGCTGTTCACCGATCACGCGCTCGCCCAGGCCGTGCTCGCGGAGGAGGCGTGA
- a CDS encoding xylulokinase: MELVAGIDSSTQSCKVVIVDAVSGRVIREGRAPHPPGTEVDPEEWWRALQAAIAVAGGFDDVEAWAISGQQHGMVALDAQGRVVRPALLWNDLRSAAAAAALIAEHGAAVLAARTGLVPVPSFTLTKVRWLREHEPANARRVASVALPHDWLTWRLRGFGPESERGAVLEELVTDRSEASGTGYWTDAGYDRELFCAALGQDAILPRVLAHDAAVDDARGRPVGPGSGDNAGAALGLGAGVGDVVLSLGTSGTVFATSAHRTVDPTGTVAGFADAAGGHLPLVATVNAARVLDVVAALLGVDHDGLGRLALAAEPGAGGLMLEPYFEGERTPNLPDATGTLFGMTLGSTTRENLARAAFEGVLGGLRYGLDAIRDLRVPAERGILIGGGARSAAVRAIAPLILDIPIDAPPPGEYVAWGMARQAARTLGRDLPPAA; the protein is encoded by the coding sequence ATGGAACTCGTGGCGGGAATCGACTCCTCGACGCAGTCCTGCAAGGTCGTCATCGTCGATGCGGTCTCCGGCCGGGTGATCCGGGAGGGTCGCGCTCCCCACCCGCCGGGGACCGAGGTCGATCCCGAGGAGTGGTGGCGTGCTCTGCAGGCGGCGATCGCAGTCGCAGGCGGCTTCGACGACGTGGAGGCCTGGGCGATCAGCGGTCAGCAGCACGGAATGGTCGCGCTGGACGCACAGGGCCGGGTCGTCCGGCCTGCTCTGCTGTGGAATGACCTGCGCTCGGCCGCCGCCGCCGCCGCGCTCATCGCCGAGCACGGTGCCGCGGTTCTCGCCGCGCGTACGGGACTCGTGCCCGTGCCCTCCTTCACGCTCACCAAGGTGCGCTGGCTGCGGGAGCACGAGCCCGCGAACGCGCGCCGGGTGGCCTCGGTGGCGCTCCCGCACGACTGGCTCACGTGGCGGCTGCGCGGCTTCGGACCGGAGAGCGAGCGCGGCGCCGTGCTGGAAGAGCTCGTCACCGATCGCTCGGAGGCGTCCGGCACCGGGTACTGGACCGATGCCGGGTACGACCGCGAACTGTTCTGCGCGGCGCTCGGACAGGATGCGATCCTGCCGCGGGTGCTCGCGCACGACGCGGCCGTCGACGACGCCCGGGGGCGCCCGGTCGGTCCCGGGTCCGGGGACAACGCCGGCGCCGCGCTCGGTCTGGGCGCGGGCGTCGGCGACGTGGTGCTCTCGCTCGGCACGAGCGGCACCGTCTTCGCCACGAGTGCGCACCGCACGGTCGATCCCACCGGAACCGTGGCGGGCTTCGCGGATGCGGCCGGCGGCCATCTGCCCCTCGTCGCCACGGTGAACGCCGCCCGGGTGCTCGACGTGGTCGCGGCCCTTCTCGGCGTCGACCACGATGGGCTCGGACGACTCGCCCTCGCCGCGGAGCCCGGCGCGGGCGGACTGATGCTCGAACCGTACTTCGAGGGAGAGCGCACGCCGAACCTCCCGGATGCGACCGGGACGCTCTTCGGCATGACACTCGGGTCGACGACGCGGGAGAACCTCGCCCGCGCGGCGTTCGAAGGGGTGCTCGGCGGTCTGCGCTACGGCCTCGACGCCATCCGGGACCTCCGGGTGCCGGCGGAACGCGGGATACTCATCGGCGGCGGTGCGCGGTCGGCGGCGGTGCGGGCGATCGCGCCGCTGATCCTCGACATCCCGATCGACGCGCCGCCGCCCGGCGAGTACGTGGCGTGGGGCATGGCCCGTCAGGCGGCGCGGACGCTGGGGCGGGATCTGCCTCCGGCCGCCTGA
- the corA gene encoding magnesium/cobalt transporter CorA, which produces MAIVDNAIYVDGVRAENPRSLNETFERIRERRGMGWIGLYRPSAEEVRAVADEFGIHELVVEDALSGHQRAKLERYGDVLFMVLRPARYLDEREEVEFGEVHVLVGPDFVVTIRHAESPDLGRVRRRLEADPALLAHGPEAVLYAILDEVVDEYSPVLAGLENDIDEIEGQLFEEDADATQRIYDLGREVIDFQRATQPLAGMLEALLRGSEKYRVSEELQRYLRDVLDHTLRVSDKAATFRSVLDNALTVESTIVARRQNDEMRRMTELSIRQNDEVKKISGWAAILFAPTLVGTVYGMNFDHMPELHWVFGYPMAVLLMVAMGVGLYAAFKRKGWL; this is translated from the coding sequence ATGGCGATCGTCGACAACGCGATCTACGTGGACGGAGTGCGCGCCGAGAACCCGCGCAGCTTGAACGAGACGTTCGAGCGGATCCGTGAACGGCGGGGGATGGGGTGGATCGGCCTCTACCGCCCGAGCGCGGAGGAGGTCCGGGCCGTCGCCGACGAGTTCGGCATCCACGAGCTCGTGGTCGAGGACGCCCTGTCCGGCCATCAGCGCGCCAAGCTGGAGCGGTACGGCGACGTGCTGTTCATGGTGCTGCGGCCCGCGCGCTACCTCGACGAGCGCGAGGAGGTCGAGTTCGGCGAGGTGCACGTGCTGGTCGGGCCGGACTTCGTCGTGACGATCCGTCATGCGGAGTCGCCCGACCTCGGCCGCGTGCGGCGGCGGCTCGAGGCCGACCCGGCGCTGCTCGCCCACGGTCCCGAGGCGGTGCTCTACGCGATCCTCGACGAGGTGGTCGACGAGTACTCCCCGGTCCTGGCCGGTCTCGAGAACGACATCGACGAGATCGAGGGTCAGCTCTTCGAGGAGGACGCCGACGCGACCCAGCGGATCTACGACCTCGGCCGCGAGGTGATCGACTTCCAGCGGGCGACCCAGCCGCTGGCCGGCATGCTGGAGGCGCTGCTGCGCGGCTCCGAGAAGTACCGCGTGAGCGAGGAGCTCCAACGGTACCTGCGCGACGTGCTCGACCACACCCTGCGCGTGAGCGACAAGGCGGCCACCTTCCGCTCCGTGCTCGACAACGCCCTCACGGTCGAGTCGACCATCGTCGCGCGGCGCCAGAACGACGAGATGCGCCGGATGACGGAGCTGAGCATCCGCCAGAACGACGAGGTGAAGAAGATCTCCGGCTGGGCCGCGATCCTCTTCGCCCCGACGCTCGTCGGCACGGTCTACGGCATGAACTTCGACCACATGCCCGAGCTGCACTGGGTGTTCGGGTACCCCATGGCGGTGCTGCTCATGGTCGCGATGGGGGTCGGGCTCTACGCGGCCTTCAAACGCAAGGGCTGGCTGTAA
- a CDS encoding serine hydrolase domain-containing protein, whose protein sequence is MQLLSSRRWRAAAATAAVLGLVLTGCSSEETFSYTPPEQVDATLPDETVAALQGAVDNAIAASGASGAIVGVWVPWSGTWVAATGTQSKADGGELSTDMSFRIADVTRLMTCDVLYALADEGTVELDAKVPEYVSGVADMDDITLLDLCNGTSGAGSSEKTVKAAWKNTPDRVWAPLELAGYGLGRTRVAPHTTFRDSDAGYLLLGLALERASGMSARELIAEYVTEPLELAETSLPPAAAAPPSDGPVLEGHYMNKGEGGYDCAAPVDITTLSSSTGFTDSGAVSTITDLGRYIQAEATQALRTKDDPDRFATPLPVAEDAPTWYQATGGAYIAGSMIGQHGWTPGYATAAYSDPTTGFTVAVVLNDSTAGAVFAQQLSWELAAIASKAPAASGETAPEFGLPFTAEQYHAATAEAALPCIPPAE, encoded by the coding sequence ATGCAGCTTCTCTCGTCGCGCCGGTGGCGCGCCGCAGCGGCCACGGCGGCCGTCCTCGGTCTCGTCCTCACCGGATGCTCCTCTGAGGAGACCTTCAGCTATACGCCGCCCGAGCAGGTCGACGCGACCCTGCCCGACGAGACCGTCGCCGCGCTCCAGGGCGCCGTCGACAACGCGATCGCGGCCTCCGGTGCAAGCGGCGCGATCGTCGGCGTCTGGGTGCCGTGGAGCGGGACCTGGGTCGCCGCCACGGGCACGCAGAGCAAGGCGGACGGCGGCGAGCTCTCCACCGACATGTCGTTCCGCATCGCCGACGTGACCCGCCTGATGACCTGCGACGTGCTCTACGCGCTCGCCGACGAGGGCACGGTCGAGCTGGACGCGAAGGTGCCGGAGTACGTCTCCGGCGTCGCCGACATGGACGACATCACCCTGCTCGACCTCTGCAACGGGACCAGTGGAGCCGGCTCCTCGGAGAAGACGGTCAAGGCGGCGTGGAAGAACACCCCCGACCGTGTGTGGGCGCCGCTCGAGCTCGCCGGGTACGGCCTCGGTCGCACCCGCGTGGCTCCGCACACGACGTTCCGCGACTCCGACGCCGGGTACCTCCTGCTCGGGCTCGCCCTCGAGCGCGCGTCCGGGATGAGCGCGCGTGAGCTCATCGCGGAGTACGTCACCGAGCCGCTCGAGCTGGCCGAGACGTCGCTTCCGCCCGCGGCCGCCGCGCCGCCCTCGGACGGCCCCGTGCTCGAGGGGCACTACATGAACAAGGGCGAGGGCGGGTACGACTGCGCCGCCCCCGTCGACATCACCACGCTGTCGTCGAGCACCGGCTTCACCGACTCCGGGGCCGTGTCGACCATCACCGATCTCGGTCGCTACATCCAGGCCGAGGCCACGCAGGCCCTGCGCACGAAGGACGATCCCGACCGGTTCGCCACTCCGCTGCCCGTGGCCGAGGACGCGCCGACCTGGTACCAGGCGACCGGGGGAGCGTACATCGCCGGGTCGATGATCGGTCAGCACGGGTGGACGCCCGGGTACGCGACCGCGGCCTACTCCGATCCGACCACGGGGTTCACGGTCGCGGTCGTGCTGAACGACTCCACCGCCGGAGCGGTGTTCGCTCAGCAGCTCTCGTGGGAGCTCGCGGCGATCGCCTCCAAGGCGCCGGCCGCGTCCGGGGAGACGGCACCCGAGTTCGGTCTCCCCTTCACCGCGGAGCAGTACCACGCGGCGACGGCGGAGGCGGCTCTTCCCTGCATTCCGCCGGCGGAGTGA
- a CDS encoding DUF2470 domain-containing protein, giving the protein MPHDFAADVIAAVLRHMNDDHTDDNLLIARAFSAPPVDDVDGAVMTGFDGEAGRWEVSRGGATSELRVPWPGGPITERREVRREIVALYDDACARLGVEPRPHD; this is encoded by the coding sequence GTGCCCCATGACTTCGCTGCCGACGTGATCGCCGCCGTCCTCCGCCACATGAACGACGACCACACCGACGACAACCTGCTCATCGCCCGCGCCTTCTCCGCACCGCCCGTGGACGACGTCGACGGCGCCGTGATGACGGGCTTCGACGGGGAGGCCGGACGGTGGGAGGTCTCGCGTGGCGGCGCGACGTCGGAGCTCCGGGTGCCGTGGCCGGGCGGTCCCATCACCGAGCGCCGGGAGGTCCGCCGGGAGATCGTGGCGCTGTACGACGACGCCTGCGCCCGCCTCGGCGTGGAGCCCCGACCTCACGACTGA
- a CDS encoding heme oxygenase (biliverdin-producing), whose translation MPEILSFSAALRERSSGSHSRSETAGFMSDLLKGEGSREDYIALVAQHYFIYDALEGAGERMRQDPVASVFLSDKLTRLPALEADLAFLLGPEWRERIAPLPTTQRYVERIRQVGATWAGGFVAHHYTRYLGDLSGGIFIGRVMARRFGFETNGIGFYLFDDIADPSAFKDVYREQLDAAPWDEAERERVIDEVLLAYRFNTELFEDLDRARAAA comes from the coding sequence ATGCCCGAGATCCTCTCCTTCTCCGCCGCCCTCCGGGAGCGCTCCTCCGGTTCGCATTCCCGCAGCGAGACGGCGGGCTTCATGTCCGATCTCCTCAAGGGCGAGGGGTCGCGCGAGGACTACATCGCGCTCGTCGCGCAGCACTACTTCATCTACGACGCGCTCGAGGGCGCCGGCGAGCGGATGCGCCAGGACCCGGTGGCGTCGGTGTTCCTGAGCGACAAGCTCACGCGCCTCCCCGCGCTCGAGGCCGACCTCGCCTTCCTCCTCGGACCAGAGTGGCGCGAGCGGATCGCCCCGCTGCCCACCACGCAGCGCTACGTCGAGCGCATCCGTCAGGTCGGCGCGACGTGGGCGGGCGGTTTCGTCGCCCACCACTACACCCGCTACCTCGGCGACCTCTCCGGCGGCATCTTCATCGGCCGGGTGATGGCGCGGCGCTTCGGCTTCGAGACGAACGGCATCGGCTTCTACCTCTTCGACGACATCGCCGACCCCTCCGCCTTCAAGGACGTGTATCGCGAGCAGCTCGACGCCGCTCCGTGGGACGAGGCCGAGCGCGAGCGCGTCATCGACGAGGTGCTCCTCGCGTACCGCTTCAACACCGAGCTGTTCGAAGACCTCGACCGCGCCCGCGCCGCCGCCTGA
- a CDS encoding ATP-dependent DNA helicase, with protein MSLPALSEEQQELFRLIEDTREHVFITGRAGTGKSTLLQHFAWNTKKQIAICAPTGVAALNVEGQTIHSLFRLPIGLIGDGDVDQNDATRRILNAIETLVIDEISMVNADLMDAIDRSLRQARGRRGEPFGGVQIVMFGDPYQLAPVPPRGDEARYVKDHYRSFWFFDAKVWAGPSTGSGTQGALFEVDTRAELHVRELVQIHRQSDDGFKSMLNAVRYGRVTAEIAGILNAQGARTPPDPEPGEVPMITLATRNDIVNSINSRHLAALPGKEQTARAEVSGDFGRGEASLPAESELKLKVGAQVMFLRNDTAMTGEPPRWVNGTIGTVTRILGGTVRVEIDGEEVDVEPAVWERFRYAYDPNTKKLSRDVVAEFTQFPLRLAWAVTIHKSQGKTYDRAVIDLGSGAFAPGQTYVALSRLTSLDGLYLSRPLRPSDIRVDEDVRRFMRDAWLAASTPELPRT; from the coding sequence GTGTCCCTTCCCGCCCTGTCCGAGGAGCAGCAGGAGTTGTTCCGGCTCATCGAGGACACCAGGGAGCACGTCTTCATCACGGGACGCGCGGGCACCGGCAAGTCCACGCTGCTGCAGCATTTCGCCTGGAACACGAAGAAGCAGATCGCGATCTGCGCCCCCACCGGCGTCGCGGCCCTGAACGTCGAGGGGCAGACGATCCACTCTCTCTTCCGGCTGCCGATCGGGCTGATCGGGGACGGGGACGTCGACCAGAACGATGCGACCCGCCGCATCCTCAACGCGATCGAGACCCTCGTCATCGACGAGATCTCCATGGTCAACGCCGACCTCATGGACGCCATCGACCGCTCCCTCCGGCAGGCCAGGGGCCGACGGGGCGAGCCCTTCGGCGGCGTGCAGATCGTCATGTTCGGCGACCCGTACCAGCTCGCCCCCGTCCCCCCGCGCGGGGACGAGGCCCGGTACGTGAAGGATCACTACCGGTCGTTCTGGTTCTTCGACGCGAAGGTGTGGGCGGGCCCTTCGACAGGCTCAGGGACCCAGGGGGCGCTGTTCGAGGTGGACACCCGGGCGGAGCTGCACGTGCGGGAGCTCGTGCAGATCCACCGCCAGTCGGACGACGGCTTCAAGTCCATGCTCAACGCGGTCCGCTACGGCCGGGTGACGGCGGAGATCGCCGGGATCCTCAACGCCCAGGGCGCGCGCACCCCTCCGGACCCCGAGCCGGGCGAGGTGCCGATGATCACCCTCGCCACCCGCAACGACATCGTGAACAGCATCAACAGCCGGCATCTGGCCGCGCTCCCCGGCAAGGAGCAGACCGCACGGGCGGAGGTCAGCGGCGACTTCGGACGCGGAGAGGCCTCCCTCCCCGCCGAGTCCGAGCTCAAGCTCAAGGTGGGGGCGCAGGTGATGTTCCTGCGCAACGACACCGCGATGACCGGAGAGCCGCCGCGCTGGGTCAACGGCACCATCGGGACGGTGACCCGCATCCTCGGCGGGACCGTGCGCGTGGAGATCGACGGCGAGGAGGTCGACGTCGAGCCGGCCGTCTGGGAGCGGTTCCGGTACGCCTACGACCCGAACACGAAGAAGCTCTCCCGGGACGTCGTGGCCGAGTTCACCCAGTTCCCGTTGCGCCTGGCCTGGGCCGTGACGATCCACAAGTCGCAGGGCAAGACCTACGACCGGGCCGTGATCGACCTGGGCTCCGGGGCGTTCGCGCCGGGGCAGACCTACGTCGCCCTCAGCCGTCTCACGTCGCTGGACGGCCTCTACCTCTCCCGACCCCTGCGGCCGAGCGACATCCGCGTGGACGAGGACGTGCGGCGGTTCATGCGCGATGCGTGGCTCGCCGCCTCGACGCCCGAGCTGCCGCGGACCTGA